The Triticum aestivum cultivar Chinese Spring chromosome 7B, IWGSC CS RefSeq v2.1, whole genome shotgun sequence genome window below encodes:
- the LOC123156165 gene encoding REF/SRPP-like protein OsI_017815: MAQSGNSDAAPISTQPAAEEVTVERTPEEEAARLRYLEFVQQAAAQAVVLAATAYAYAKQGAGPLHPGVDHVEGTVKAVVGPVYDRYHAMPLDLLKFLDRKV; encoded by the exons ATGGCGCAGTCCGGCAACAGCGACGCCGCTCCGATCAGCACCCAGCCCGCGGCG GAGGAGGTGACGGTGGAGAGGACGcccgaggaggaggcggccaggctGAGGTACCTCGAGTTCGTGCagcaggcggcggcgcaggcggtcGTGCTGGCGGCCACGGCCTACGCCTACGCCAAGCAGGGCGCCGGCCCGCTCCACCCCGGCGTCGACCACGTCGAGGGGACGGTCAAGGCCGTCGTCGGCCCCGTCTACGACCGCTACCACGCCATGCCGCTCGATCTCCTCAAGTTCCTCGACCGCAAAGTGTGA